A single genomic interval of Gemmatimonadota bacterium harbors:
- a CDS encoding protein kinase, producing MFNAVAGWTCPRCSKSLRLNEPTCPNDGLSVALGFEPRALAGCRISETLVLTEFVATGGFAHVYFAQHAETHGARVVKLLRPEFAIDSDTVQRFRQEARVAESLEHPHIVRMYDAGLVDGVPFLVMERIRGDSVRTLVEREGPIPPERVSRWIAHVAEALDFAHENDVIHRDLTASNIIVRDAGQLTESATVIDFGLAKALGAANAGGLTAKNEAVGTPAYMSPEQFGLGRVDRRSDVFALAVVATYALFKALPPRAGEIPDGTADDPYGIDTLTLTPGLPPDVRRVLKGGMNPAMLARYRTAGIFANELRAAIAGGRNGGPRRSRWPTWPLRRVAATTVIIGGGAWLALANSLGGSPALPGLRSSNGPDSLSPASQPNVAATPGVTSKREESRPPGEDAPPNDTSKEKQETPAVSAPLREGGTNQALDPPEGRRSAARNPDSPPSGQQPSPYEQDRMFEEAGITVGGHMEIFGADGPEAPESQRVLRAVFPAPGRSRVFVALEYRFQQGGKRVDWPDWDRMARVVPEITSLANIRTFRRACVLSSTLLPSPLDLPDPDEDRKQRFGRGAAIRTRFVAEIPVDRLRNEGVTRGRITCSIDGSVVASDTILLREPGGNVSPPSTRLLGADVMATETTARIRETNGDPGTLTISRSGEYALADKQVLLTVSFELSSNATLMQHLQRAPSTTAGAGRAVIDLPADAMPVCILRHRMNGRAVELAKTRRVVRSSVPRGGSEPVRLDLEFAGIKLGRGGTHEITCDDRAVPPVAQLYFVSFTAQ from the coding sequence ATGTTCAATGCTGTTGCAGGCTGGACCTGTCCCCGGTGTTCCAAGTCACTGCGCCTGAATGAACCCACGTGCCCTAACGACGGTCTGTCGGTAGCGCTCGGATTCGAGCCACGTGCCCTCGCGGGGTGCCGCATCAGCGAAACGCTGGTGCTGACGGAATTCGTCGCAACCGGTGGCTTCGCCCACGTGTACTTTGCGCAGCACGCGGAGACCCACGGTGCACGGGTGGTGAAGCTGCTGCGTCCCGAGTTTGCGATCGATAGCGACACGGTCCAGCGCTTTCGACAGGAGGCAAGGGTCGCCGAATCGCTGGAGCATCCACATATCGTTCGGATGTACGACGCCGGGCTCGTGGACGGCGTGCCGTTTCTGGTGATGGAACGCATCCGCGGCGACTCCGTCCGGACGCTCGTGGAGCGAGAAGGCCCAATACCTCCTGAACGGGTCAGCCGCTGGATCGCCCACGTGGCGGAAGCGCTCGACTTCGCCCACGAGAACGACGTCATCCACCGAGACCTGACGGCCTCGAACATCATCGTTCGGGATGCGGGTCAGCTTACGGAATCTGCAACGGTCATCGACTTCGGCCTGGCGAAAGCGCTCGGGGCCGCCAACGCTGGCGGGCTCACCGCGAAGAACGAAGCAGTAGGAACACCCGCGTACATGAGCCCCGAGCAGTTCGGGCTAGGTCGGGTGGACCGGCGCAGCGATGTCTTCGCGCTCGCGGTGGTCGCAACGTATGCGTTGTTCAAGGCGCTTCCCCCGAGGGCGGGTGAGATTCCGGACGGAACGGCTGACGACCCCTACGGAATTGATACGCTCACGCTCACGCCTGGGCTGCCACCGGACGTGCGTCGCGTGTTAAAGGGCGGCATGAATCCGGCCATGCTCGCGCGCTACCGGACCGCAGGCATCTTTGCGAATGAACTCAGAGCAGCGATCGCTGGTGGCAGGAATGGCGGGCCGCGACGCAGTAGGTGGCCAACGTGGCCTCTTCGACGAGTTGCGGCGACCACGGTCATCATAGGGGGAGGGGCGTGGCTTGCCCTCGCCAACTCGCTCGGAGGAAGCCCCGCACTCCCTGGTTTGCGGTCAAGCAACGGCCCAGACTCGCTCTCACCGGCGTCCCAGCCAAACGTCGCCGCAACGCCTGGTGTGACCAGCAAGAGAGAGGAAAGTCGGCCGCCTGGGGAAGATGCGCCGCCGAATGACACTTCGAAGGAAAAGCAGGAGACGCCAGCGGTGTCGGCGCCTCTCCGCGAGGGCGGCACCAATCAGGCGCTCGACCCGCCAGAAGGGCGGAGGTCCGCGGCGCGCAATCCTGATTCGCCACCGAGTGGGCAACAGCCCTCGCCCTACGAGCAGGATCGCATGTTCGAGGAGGCAGGGATCACCGTCGGGGGACACATGGAGATCTTCGGCGCTGACGGTCCAGAGGCGCCCGAGAGTCAGCGGGTGCTTCGCGCGGTCTTCCCAGCGCCGGGCCGATCTCGGGTGTTCGTGGCCCTGGAGTACCGCTTTCAGCAAGGTGGGAAACGCGTTGACTGGCCGGACTGGGACCGCATGGCACGTGTCGTACCGGAGATCACCAGTCTCGCAAACATCAGGACGTTTCGGCGGGCCTGCGTGCTCAGTTCAACCCTGTTGCCATCGCCCCTGGACCTTCCGGACCCCGACGAGGACCGAAAGCAGCGATTCGGACGCGGTGCGGCGATACGTACGCGGTTCGTCGCCGAGATCCCAGTCGATCGCCTTCGGAACGAAGGGGTGACGAGAGGCAGAATCACATGCAGCATCGACGGTAGCGTCGTGGCCTCGGATACGATCCTGCTGCGTGAGCCGGGCGGAAACGTGAGCCCCCCTAGCACCCGGCTCCTCGGCGCCGACGTCATGGCGACAGAGACGACGGCGCGGATCCGTGAGACAAATGGCGACCCAGGCACACTGACCATTTCGCGGAGCGGCGAATACGCGCTCGCCGACAAGCAGGTTCTCCTGACGGTGTCGTTTGAGCTTAGCTCCAACGCTACCCTGATGCAGCATCTGCAGCGCGCACCCTCTACCACGGCGGGCGCAGGGCGGGCCGTCATCGATCTGCCGGCGGACGCAATGCCAGTGTGCATCCTGCGACACCGTATGAATGGAAGAGCCGTAGAACTTGCGAAGACGCGACGCGTGGTACGTTCGTCTGTCCCTCGCGGAGGCAGCGAACCAGTCCGTTTGGACCTTGAATTCGCCGGGATCAAGCTTGGCCGAGGCGGCACGCACGAGATCACCTGTGATGACCGCGCGGTCCCGCCAGTGGCTCAGCTCTACTTTGTGAGTTTCACCGCACAATAG